A portion of the Fusobacterium perfoetens ATCC 29250 genome contains these proteins:
- a CDS encoding suppressor of fused domain protein: protein MRYTENERIEIIKFIEKNFGKVEEIYEIGYDNYYLDVAQINPTEEKPYYTLITLGMGEYEMYNQNNENFSSFAELMISFPPDWNFDDKNYTWAIDELIQLTYIPFTYFFAYEWGHLENNFEPFNSKTNLSAVTILYPEMKEENSGLLKLENRDLQFYQIVPLYDEEYTFALKNGMKNLLLLDVEKKINYVVDMQREKVLEYSEEEKELQNDIMDSSEWHLGDYYSKGIEVDEINIYNHLAIFLRWCMENNFLSDNFLKAYGKEFEKYTSQDFIDLRELVKYRLKGDLRKSFFNDVGKEFIRYYYDYDFDNEDFFPGDIDNYAKRIFGEEKYYSPELKREAYLYLNFDEKYYQDMKEVIDKVYNKWLKELESYKN from the coding sequence ATGAGATATACTGAAAATGAAAGAATAGAGATTATAAAATTTATAGAGAAAAATTTTGGTAAAGTTGAGGAGATATATGAAATTGGATATGATAATTATTATTTAGATGTAGCTCAAATTAATCCAACAGAGGAAAAACCATATTACACACTTATAACTCTTGGAATGGGAGAATATGAGATGTATAACCAAAATAATGAAAATTTTTCAAGTTTTGCAGAGCTTATGATTTCTTTCCCTCCTGACTGGAATTTTGATGATAAAAATTATACTTGGGCAATAGATGAATTAATACAATTAACATATATTCCATTTACTTACTTTTTCGCATATGAGTGGGGACATTTAGAAAATAATTTTGAGCCTTTTAATTCTAAAACTAATTTAAGTGCAGTAACTATATTATATCCAGAAATGAAAGAAGAAAACTCTGGACTTTTAAAACTTGAAAATAGAGATTTACAATTTTATCAAATAGTTCCTTTATATGATGAGGAATATACTTTTGCTTTAAAAAATGGAATGAAAAATTTATTGTTACTAGATGTAGAGAAAAAAATAAACTATGTTGTAGATATGCAAAGAGAAAAAGTTCTTGAATATTCAGAGGAAGAAAAAGAGTTGCAAAATGATATTATGGATTCATCAGAATGGCATTTAGGAGATTACTATTCAAAAGGAATAGAGGTAGATGAGATAAATATATATAATCACTTAGCTATCTTTCTTCGTTGGTGTATGGAAAATAATTTTTTAAGTGATAATTTCTTAAAAGCTTATGGTAAAGAGTTTGAAAAATACACTTCTCAAGATTTTATTGATTTAAGAGAGTTGGTAAAATATAGGTTAAAAGGAGATTTAAGAAAATCATTCTTTAATGATGTAGGAAAAGAATTTATTAGATATTACTATGACTATGATTTTGATAATGAAGATTTTTTCCCAGGAGATATAGACAACTATGCTAAAAGAATCTTTGGAGAGGAGAAATATTATTCCCCAGAATTAAAAAGAGAAGCTTATTTATATCTAAATTTTGATGAAAAATATTATCAAGATATGAAAGAGGTTATAGATAAAGTCTATAACAAATGGTTAAAAGAGTTAGAAAGTTATAAAAATTAG
- a CDS encoding GNAT family N-acetyltransferase, with the protein MKILKVETNKKKYIDLLLLADEEEKMIDKYLERGEMYILDDNGVKAECVVTDEGNGILEIKNIATLPNWHKQGYGKKLIEFIIKKYSKNYLVIQVGTGDSPTTIPFYEKCGFKKSHIIKDFFIKNYDKPIIENGVQLVDMIYLKKILKRGE; encoded by the coding sequence TTGAAAATTTTAAAAGTAGAAACTAATAAGAAAAAATATATTGATTTATTGTTATTAGCTGATGAAGAAGAAAAAATGATTGATAAATATCTTGAAAGAGGAGAAATGTATATTCTTGATGATAATGGAGTAAAGGCAGAGTGTGTTGTAACAGATGAGGGGAATGGAATATTAGAAATAAAAAATATAGCAACTTTACCTAATTGGCATAAGCAAGGTTATGGAAAGAAATTAATAGAGTTTATAATAAAAAAATATTCAAAAAATTATTTAGTCATACAAGTAGGAACGGGAGATAGTCCAACTACTATCCCTTTTTATGAAAAGTGTGGTTTTAAAAAATCTCATATTATAAAGGATTTTTTTATTAAAAATTATGATAAGCCTATAATTGAAAATGGAGTTCAATTAGTAGATATGATATATTTGAAAAAAATTTTGAAAAGAGGGGAGTAA
- a CDS encoding RNA 2'-phosphotransferase has protein sequence MKKLDDVKLGKFLSLILRHKPETIGITLDKNGWADVKELIEKIKLSGRYIDMEILEKIVRENNKKRYSFSENKEKIRASQGHSIEVELNLKEMTPPTILYHGTATRFLESIREKGIIKGNRQYVHLSKDIETARNVGKRHGEVVILPIDIEGLKKIGHKFYLSENKVWLSDDIPSKYILWDKIIF, from the coding sequence ATGAAAAAATTAGATGATGTAAAACTTGGAAAATTTTTAAGTCTTATTCTTAGACATAAACCAGAAACAATAGGAATAACTTTAGATAAAAATGGCTGGGCAGATGTAAAAGAGTTGATAGAAAAAATAAAACTTTCTGGAAGATATATTGATATGGAAATACTAGAAAAAATAGTTAGAGAAAATAATAAAAAGAGATATTCTTTTAGTGAAAATAAAGAAAAAATAAGAGCTAGTCAGGGACACTCTATTGAAGTAGAATTAAATTTAAAAGAAATGACACCTCCAACTATTCTATATCATGGAACAGCAACTAGATTTTTGGAAAGTATTAGAGAAAAAGGGATAATAAAAGGGAATAGGCAATATGTTCATCTATCTAAAGATATAGAAACAGCTAGAAATGTTGGGAAAAGACATGGAGAAGTAGTCATTTTACCAATAGATATAGAGGGCTTGAAGAAAATTGGACATAAATTTTATCTATCAGAGAATAAAGTTTGGTTAAGTGATGATATTCCAAGTAAGTATATTTTATGGGATAAGATTATTTTTTAA
- a CDS encoding DUF7638 domain-containing protein produces MEIIFFTTVALYENGVINCWEKVEFQDIKEVIDKDWLCCEIPNGKNISIFEVGDYVIKSANWEYNKDTYYKSIIENIKELNPYIEEINKIVKKIPKEDYKKEMMITSTPFKMEHKSKLYSWFDGDDTFIFYNFGEKLYLTTLIAYEDKTFKIGMLEEKYFSLEEIKEMFDKNILTTEVKDRFFIKDFAEIEIEKINYFVEKSQKFKEVEDMMKKVCEEETTLELCREAYFEYLADPCDYTKEKLRKTYEAVPEHERMYLGDMDSKDWDYQRILYSDKKREV; encoded by the coding sequence ATGGAAATTATTTTTTTTACAACAGTAGCTCTTTATGAAAATGGTGTAATTAATTGTTGGGAAAAAGTGGAATTTCAGGATATTAAAGAAGTTATTGATAAAGATTGGTTATGTTGTGAAATTCCAAATGGAAAAAATATTTCTATTTTTGAAGTTGGAGATTATGTTATAAAATCAGCTAATTGGGAGTATAATAAAGATACATATTATAAATCTATTATAGAAAATATAAAAGAGTTAAATCCTTATATAGAAGAAATTAACAAAATAGTTAAAAAAATTCCAAAGGAAGATTATAAAAAAGAGATGATGATTACTTCTACTCCATTTAAAATGGAGCATAAATCTAAATTATATAGCTGGTTTGATGGAGATGATACTTTTATTTTTTATAATTTTGGAGAGAAATTATATTTAACTACCTTAATAGCTTATGAGGATAAAACTTTTAAAATTGGAATGTTAGAGGAAAAATATTTTTCTTTAGAAGAAATAAAAGAGATGTTTGATAAAAATATTCTTACAACAGAGGTAAAAGATAGATTTTTTATAAAAGATTTTGCAGAGATAGAAATAGAAAAAATTAATTATTTTGTAGAAAAAAGCCAAAAATTTAAAGAAGTAGAAGATATGATGAAAAAAGTTTGTGAAGAAGAAACAACTCTTGAATTATGTAGAGAAGCATATTTTGAGTATTTGGCTGACCCTTGTGATTATACAAAAGAGAAATTAAGAAAAACTTATGAAGCTGTTCCTGAACATGAAAGAATGTATTTAGGGGATATGGATTCTAAAGATTGGGACTACCAAAGAATTTTATATTCTGATAAAAAAAGAGAAGTATAA
- a CDS encoding DUF2004 domain-containing protein produces the protein MDIKYFKNVDFNTDYLETRIEFQNREIELDINTDVVLGKDSWVKEYEEYISKLEVFKEKIDKEIIKDFENDGITKEWVDFHLEELGEAIEEERLLERCDKKLSLDRQVLSIIKLRRIGIYPEYEDYAIWDYILDDEISDEILVIVTDKNGEIVDITWES, from the coding sequence ATGGATATAAAATATTTTAAAAATGTGGATTTTAATACTGATTATCTTGAAACTAGAATAGAATTTCAAAATAGGGAAATAGAGCTTGATATAAATACTGATGTAGTTCTTGGAAAAGATAGTTGGGTAAAAGAATACGAAGAATATATTTCTAAATTAGAAGTTTTTAAAGAAAAAATTGATAAAGAGATTATAAAAGATTTTGAAAATGATGGAATAACAAAAGAATGGGTTGATTTTCATTTGGAAGAATTAGGAGAAGCTATTGAAGAAGAAAGATTACTTGAAAGGTGTGATAAAAAATTATCTTTAGATAGGCAAGTTCTTTCAATAATAAAACTTAGAAGAATAGGAATTTATCCTGAATATGAAGATTATGCTATTTGGGATTATATTCTTGATGATGAGATAAGTGATGAAATTTTAGTTATAGTTACTGATAAAAATGGAGAAATAGTAGATATTACTTGGGAAAGTTAA
- a CDS encoding RNA-splicing ligase RtcB, with product MYKIMSNNLTDYEAINQIEEINRIFNDNNIVIMPDYHAGKGCVVGTTMLITDKVCPNHVGVDIGCGIAGYKIDKRYFKFHIEKLKELDDIIRKNIPSGLSINKRKSKFIPKGYEIKLRAKVDRQAMDRAYLSLGTLGGGNHFIEVGENEECYILFVHSGSRNLGVQVASYHQNIAIDTCNKERVEYIYNITKNVTPEEREKMIEEYKKENPHIPNPSCYLKESYLEDYLFDMRVMEEFACLNREIMIKTILEKLDIPFVKGNYIESTHNYIEDYKGLHILRKGATSAKKNERVIIPLNMRDGIIIGIGKGNPKWNYSAPHGAGRILSRKKAKENLSLDEFKETMEGIFTTCISNSTLDESPMAYKPMEEILEVIGDTIEIEEIVKPIYNFKAN from the coding sequence ATGTATAAAATAATGTCAAATAATTTGACTGATTATGAAGCTATAAATCAGATAGAAGAAATTAATAGAATATTTAATGATAATAATATAGTAATTATGCCAGACTATCATGCTGGAAAAGGTTGTGTAGTAGGAACTACTATGCTGATAACTGATAAAGTTTGCCCTAATCATGTAGGTGTAGATATTGGTTGTGGAATAGCTGGATATAAAATAGATAAAAGATATTTTAAATTTCATATAGAGAAATTAAAAGAGTTAGATGATATAATAAGAAAAAATATTCCAAGTGGTTTATCAATAAATAAGAGAAAATCAAAATTTATACCTAAAGGTTATGAGATAAAATTAAGAGCTAAGGTAGATAGACAGGCTATGGATAGAGCTTATTTAAGTTTAGGAACTCTTGGTGGAGGAAATCATTTTATAGAAGTAGGAGAAAATGAAGAGTGTTATATTCTATTTGTTCACTCTGGAAGTAGAAATTTAGGAGTTCAAGTAGCAAGTTATCATCAAAATATCGCAATAGATACTTGTAATAAAGAGAGAGTAGAGTATATTTATAATATAACTAAAAATGTAACTCCAGAAGAAAGAGAAAAAATGATAGAGGAATATAAGAAAGAAAATCCTCATATTCCTAATCCAAGCTGTTATTTAAAAGAAAGTTATTTAGAAGATTATCTTTTTGATATGAGAGTTATGGAAGAGTTTGCTTGTTTAAATAGAGAGATAATGATAAAAACTATTTTAGAAAAGTTGGATATTCCCTTTGTTAAAGGAAATTATATAGAGAGTACTCATAATTATATAGAGGATTATAAAGGACTTCATATTTTAAGAAAAGGTGCTACATCAGCTAAAAAGAATGAAAGAGTTATAATTCCTTTAAATATGAGAGATGGAATTATCATAGGAATAGGAAAGGGTAATCCAAAATGGAACTATTCAGCTCCACATGGTGCTGGAAGGATTCTTAGTAGAAAAAAGGCTAAAGAAAATCTATCTTTAGATGAGTTTAAAGAAACTATGGAAGGAATATTTACTACCTGTATATCTAATAGTACCTTAGATGAATCTCCTATGGCTTATAAACCTATGGAAGAGATTTTAGAAGTTATTGGAGATACTATTGAAATAGAGGAGATAGTAAAACCAATTTATAATTTTAAAGCTAATTAA
- a CDS encoding AAA family ATPase has protein sequence MKKLYIIKGTMGIGKTTVSKLLKNSLDRSVFLDGDWCWDMSPFIVNEETKKMVIDNIIYLLNNFLKCSEYKNIIFCWVLNLKEVEKEILSRLNLEKVEVFSISLVCNEIELEKRLKKDIELGLRKEEIILKSKERLKDYKNHEGIKIEVSNLTPVEIVNIIKNIK, from the coding sequence ATGAAAAAATTATATATAATTAAAGGAACAATGGGAATTGGAAAAACAACTGTATCAAAGTTATTAAAAAATTCTTTAGATAGAAGTGTTTTTTTAGATGGAGATTGGTGTTGGGATATGTCTCCTTTCATAGTAAATGAAGAAACTAAAAAAATGGTTATTGATAATATAATTTATCTTTTAAATAATTTTTTAAAATGTAGTGAATACAAGAATATAATTTTTTGTTGGGTATTAAATTTAAAAGAAGTAGAGAAAGAAATATTAAGTAGGTTAAATTTAGAAAAAGTAGAAGTATTTTCTATTTCTTTAGTATGCAATGAGATAGAATTAGAGAAAAGATTAAAAAAAGATATAGAACTAGGATTACGAAAAGAAGAAATTATACTGAAAAGTAAGGAGAGATTAAAAGATTATAAAAATCATGAGGGGATAAAAATAGAAGTTTCTAATTTAACTCCTGTTGAAATAGTAAATATAATAAAAAATATAAAATAA
- a CDS encoding tetratricopeptide repeat protein — MGILTKKIIKELEKQEYAVDVLPILDKFQVKNNYSDEEMDNDLDVALWRAYAYNNVNKYEFFELTEKTLSKVKEEGINNSEWCCTYACAIVYLRRFEEALEYCKRAVELNPKYPWAWLELAKLYYKFNLLDEAYKAIETGLQLRPNDYTFLTLKDDIDNDRGFAFCLTHYVDEEVDNDESEDDLLNIDDEKLYNEFLSRSDIEKEIIILDELEKFQEIIDLINSLPNEKLTAGVLYSLSKAYNNNSEPEEAIKVLLRLKANEENTALWNHRMAYSYLCSNNLEEAEKYIVKALEIEPERKNSIMMYRLICSKIGNSKVESGESEVGLKYLLKARDLATDEETIILTERDLGWAYDHIKEYEKAYNHLQNVVALGRDDIWLHSELGFCLGGLEKYQEAIKHFEKAIEMGRNDDWIYARLGTMYERLENYDKALEIFLKGLEAEEKNSEIWLLSEIAWIYNNKKSDFSKGFEYLEKAKKLGRDDIWINSEFGWLYNHLKDYLKGLKHILRAKELGRDDEWINYEVGFSLNRMNREEEALEYLLKSEKLGKNDEWLYSEIGYCLDCLNRYEEAFPYLIKARDKRDDEWINSEIGYCLNRLDRYEEAILYLQKAKTLGRKDDWLFTEIGFCLKNLERYEEALEYLYKAEELGKDNDWINVEIAECLTEMDKLEEGIIRLKKALTYEDCDKLYINSEIGRILGIEENYEEALKYLYEAEKLKSDDTWVLSEIAWNILNIADEMESSKDKLENYKKGLEYLIKAQELGKDDKWINGQIGFAYMKLEKFKEAIKYFEKARFIEPDDEWILYNLGATYRKFGEISKAIELLNIVLEIGEFKGWTELELAWCYALIDEKEKAQKYLEEVDLYIGGEIAKSLEIKKEYDTVKQLISNKSFLS, encoded by the coding sequence ATGGGAATTTTAACTAAGAAAATAATTAAAGAATTAGAAAAACAAGAATATGCAGTTGATGTCCTACCAATACTAGATAAATTTCAAGTTAAAAACAACTATTCTGATGAAGAGATGGATAATGATTTAGATGTTGCCCTTTGGAGAGCCTATGCTTATAATAATGTTAATAAATATGAGTTTTTTGAATTGACAGAAAAAACTCTTTCTAAAGTTAAAGAAGAAGGAATAAATAATAGTGAGTGGTGTTGTACATATGCTTGTGCAATAGTTTATTTAAGAAGATTTGAAGAAGCTTTAGAATATTGTAAAAGAGCAGTAGAATTAAATCCTAAATATCCATGGGCTTGGTTAGAACTAGCAAAACTTTATTATAAGTTTAATTTATTAGATGAAGCTTATAAAGCAATAGAAACTGGACTTCAATTAAGACCTAATGATTATACTTTTTTAACTTTAAAAGATGATATAGATAATGATAGAGGATTTGCTTTTTGTCTTACTCATTATGTTGATGAAGAAGTAGATAATGATGAATCAGAAGACGACCTTCTTAATATTGATGATGAGAAGCTATACAATGAATTTTTAAGTAGAAGTGATATAGAAAAAGAAATTATTATTTTAGATGAATTAGAAAAATTCCAAGAAATAATAGATTTAATTAATTCTCTTCCTAATGAAAAACTAACAGCTGGAGTCTTATATTCTCTTTCTAAAGCATATAATAATAATTCTGAACCAGAAGAAGCTATAAAAGTTTTACTTAGACTGAAAGCTAATGAAGAGAATACAGCTCTTTGGAATCATAGAATGGCTTATTCTTATTTATGTTCAAATAATTTAGAGGAAGCTGAAAAATATATTGTAAAAGCCTTAGAAATAGAGCCTGAAAGAAAAAATTCAATAATGATGTATAGATTAATATGCTCAAAGATAGGAAATAGTAAAGTTGAATCTGGAGAATCTGAAGTTGGATTAAAATACCTTTTAAAAGCTAGAGATTTAGCAACTGATGAAGAAACTATTATTTTAACTGAAAGAGATTTAGGCTGGGCATACGACCATATAAAAGAATATGAAAAGGCATATAATCACTTACAAAATGTTGTTGCTTTAGGAAGAGATGATATTTGGTTACATTCTGAATTAGGATTTTGTTTAGGTGGATTAGAAAAATATCAAGAAGCTATAAAACATTTTGAAAAAGCTATTGAAATGGGAAGAAATGACGATTGGATATATGCAAGACTTGGAACTATGTATGAAAGATTAGAAAATTATGATAAAGCTTTAGAAATTTTCTTAAAAGGACTTGAAGCTGAAGAAAAAAATTCAGAAATTTGGTTACTTTCAGAGATAGCTTGGATTTATAATAATAAAAAATCAGATTTTTCTAAGGGATTTGAATATTTAGAAAAAGCTAAAAAATTAGGTAGAGATGATATTTGGATAAATTCAGAATTTGGTTGGTTATATAATCATTTAAAAGATTATCTAAAGGGATTAAAACATATATTGAGAGCTAAAGAGTTAGGAAGAGATGATGAATGGATTAATTATGAAGTTGGATTTTCTCTTAATAGAATGAATAGAGAGGAAGAAGCACTAGAATATTTATTAAAATCTGAAAAATTAGGTAAAAATGATGAATGGCTTTACTCTGAAATTGGATATTGTCTTGATTGTTTAAATAGATATGAGGAAGCTTTTCCTTATTTAATAAAAGCTAGAGATAAAAGAGATGATGAGTGGATTAATTCTGAAATAGGTTATTGTTTAAATAGATTAGATAGATACGAAGAAGCTATTTTATATTTACAAAAAGCTAAGACTTTAGGAAGAAAAGATGATTGGTTATTTACTGAAATAGGATTTTGCTTAAAAAATTTAGAAAGATATGAAGAAGCTTTAGAATATCTATATAAAGCTGAAGAATTAGGAAAAGATAATGATTGGATTAATGTTGAAATAGCTGAATGTTTAACAGAAATGGATAAGTTAGAAGAAGGAATTATAAGACTTAAAAAAGCTCTTACTTATGAAGATTGTGATAAACTTTATATAAACTCTGAAATAGGAAGAATATTAGGAATAGAGGAAAATTATGAAGAAGCTTTAAAATATTTATATGAAGCTGAAAAATTAAAAAGTGATGATACTTGGGTTCTTTCAGAAATAGCTTGGAACATATTAAATATAGCTGATGAAATGGAAAGTAGTAAAGATAAGTTAGAGAATTATAAAAAAGGATTGGAATATTTAATTAAAGCTCAAGAGTTAGGAAAAGATGATAAATGGATTAATGGACAAATTGGGTTTGCTTATATGAAACTTGAAAAATTTAAAGAAGCCATAAAATATTTTGAAAAAGCTAGATTTATAGAGCCTGATGATGAGTGGATATTATATAATTTAGGGGCAACTTATAGAAAGTTTGGAGAAATATCAAAGGCAATAGAGTTATTAAATATAGTTTTAGAAATAGGAGAATTTAAAGGTTGGACAGAATTAGAACTTGCTTGGTGTTATGCTCTAATTGATGAAAAAGAAAAAGCACAAAAATATTTAGAGGAAGTTGATTTATATATTGGAGGAGAAATTGCAAAATCTTTAGAAATTAAAAAAGAGTATGATACAGTTAAACAATTAATTTCTAATAAAAGTTTTTTATCTTGA
- a CDS encoding tetratricopeptide repeat protein produces the protein MSLVTKEWAKEFEEAEYLDEIIKGLEALQKENNYTDEEMDNDLDVALWRAYVYNNMDMYEYYELSEKTLAKVKEEGVKSGVWCYRYSCALVYLRRFDEALEYSRLGTKIEPNYPWGWLQLGRLCYKFNLLDEAFRAIDKGLELVPNDYEFLTLKDDIENDRGYAYANSHYINEEADKNLEERLINIDDENLYNQFLNKSDLEKKLDMLHKDNQHKEIINIITSLPKEELTYDILGKLARAYNNNDEYEKGMEILLSLKDEGENTSLWNFRIGYSCYYSGKLEEAQKYFERCLELNPDEPDGDTLLRYTYSDLGNKKIEEGKNEEAIEYFKKILSIAKDDEGIIYGESELAWAYDYMKEYEKAYEHLQKVVELGRDDIWLHSELGYCLSGLNRFEEAAEEYKKAIEQGREDSWIYGRLGLAYRELEKYDEAMESYQKGLEIDSEDIYITSEIAWIYDNVKNDIEKGLEYLNKAKELGRDDIWINSEFGWVYNHIRENEKALLYIEKAMELGRNDEWIYFEKGYALARINKIEEGIECYKKAKELGKNDVGVNAEIGYWLNALGKNQEALEYLEIAKELLGKDDSWIDSEIGFSLNRLDRYEEAVLYLQKAKSLGREDEWIFTEIGFSLKKLKKYEEALENYLKVEELGRNDDWINVEIAECLGELGNIEEAIIRLKKVLTFENCDKILINSQIGYLYGKLNKSKEALKYLFEAEKLGRKDIWLYSEIGWNLSDDSTKYNEAFEYLNKAIELGRDDNWIFGQIGFVSSKLNKKKEAQKYFEKALFINPDDTWVAYHLGVVYRKGGEVQKAIEVLENSLENTLFKGWVELELAICYALIEDREKAQKYLEIAESFIGGEKENSSDVKKDFDMVKQLLQPLNLLS, from the coding sequence ATGTCACTGGTAACTAAAGAATGGGCTAAAGAATTTGAAGAAGCAGAATATCTTGATGAAATAATAAAAGGATTAGAAGCCTTACAAAAAGAGAATAATTATACAGATGAAGAGATGGATAATGATTTAGATGTTGCCCTTTGGAGAGCTTATGTTTATAACAATATGGATATGTATGAATATTATGAACTTTCAGAAAAAACTCTTGCTAAAGTGAAAGAAGAAGGTGTAAAAAGTGGAGTTTGGTGTTATAGATATTCTTGTGCATTAGTTTACCTTAGAAGATTTGATGAAGCTTTAGAATATAGTAGATTAGGGACTAAGATAGAGCCTAATTATCCTTGGGGTTGGTTACAACTTGGAAGACTATGTTATAAATTTAATCTTTTAGATGAAGCTTTTAGAGCTATAGATAAAGGATTGGAGCTTGTACCAAATGATTATGAATTTTTAACATTAAAAGATGATATAGAAAATGATAGAGGATATGCTTATGCAAACTCTCACTATATAAATGAAGAAGCAGATAAAAACCTAGAAGAAAGATTAATAAATATTGATGATGAAAATTTATATAATCAATTTTTAAATAAAAGTGATTTAGAGAAAAAGTTAGATATGTTACATAAGGATAATCAACATAAAGAAATTATCAATATAATTACCTCTCTTCCAAAAGAAGAATTAACTTATGATATTCTTGGAAAACTTGCAAGAGCATATAATAATAATGATGAATATGAAAAAGGAATGGAGATTTTACTTTCATTAAAAGATGAGGGAGAAAATACATCTCTTTGGAATTTTCGTATAGGATATTCTTGTTATTATTCTGGAAAACTTGAAGAAGCTCAAAAATATTTTGAAAGATGTTTAGAGCTAAATCCTGATGAACCAGATGGAGATACTCTTTTAAGATATACTTATTCTGATTTAGGAAATAAAAAAATAGAAGAGGGAAAAAACGAAGAAGCTATAGAGTATTTTAAAAAAATATTATCTATTGCAAAAGATGATGAAGGAATTATCTATGGAGAATCTGAACTAGCTTGGGCATATGACTATATGAAAGAATATGAAAAAGCCTATGAACATTTACAAAAAGTAGTAGAGTTAGGAAGAGATGATATTTGGTTACACTCTGAATTAGGATATTGTTTATCAGGATTAAATAGATTTGAAGAAGCTGCTGAAGAATATAAGAAAGCTATAGAGCAAGGAAGAGAAGATAGTTGGATATATGGAAGATTGGGATTAGCTTATAGAGAATTAGAAAAATATGACGAAGCTATGGAAAGTTACCAAAAAGGTTTAGAAATAGATTCGGAAGATATTTACATTACTTCTGAAATAGCTTGGATATATGATAATGTAAAAAATGATATTGAAAAAGGGTTAGAATATCTTAATAAAGCTAAAGAACTAGGAAGAGATGATATTTGGATAAATTCAGAATTTGGTTGGGTGTATAATCATATTAGAGAAAATGAAAAAGCTTTATTATATATAGAAAAAGCTATGGAATTAGGAAGAAATGATGAATGGATTTATTTTGAAAAAGGTTATGCTCTTGCTAGAATAAATAAAATAGAGGAAGGAATAGAGTGTTATAAAAAAGCTAAAGAATTGGGAAAAAATGATGTAGGAGTCAATGCTGAAATTGGATATTGGCTAAATGCTTTAGGAAAAAATCAAGAAGCTCTTGAGTATTTAGAGATAGCCAAAGAATTATTAGGAAAAGATGATTCATGGATAGATTCAGAAATAGGTTTTTCTTTAAATAGGCTAGATAGATATGAAGAAGCTGTTTTATATTTACAAAAAGCTAAATCTTTAGGAAGAGAAGATGAGTGGATATTTACTGAAATAGGTTTCTCATTAAAGAAATTAAAAAAATATGAAGAAGCTTTAGAAAATTATTTAAAAGTAGAAGAATTAGGAAGAAATGATGATTGGATAAATGTAGAGATAGCTGAATGTCTTGGAGAATTAGGAAATATAGAAGAAGCCATTATAAGATTAAAAAAAGTACTTACATTTGAAAATTGTGATAAAATATTGATAAATTCTCAAATAGGATATTTATATGGAAAACTAAATAAATCTAAAGAAGCTTTAAAATATCTATTTGAAGCTGAAAAACTTGGAAGAAAAGATATTTGGTTGTATTCAGAAATAGGTTGGAATTTATCAGATGATTCTACAAAATATAATGAAGCTTTTGAGTATCTTAATAAGGCAATAGAATTAGGAAGAGATGATAACTGGATTTTTGGACAAATAGGATTTGTTTCATCAAAACTTAATAAGAAAAAAGAAGCACAAAAATATTTTGAAAAAGCTTTATTTATAAATCCAGATGATACTTGGGTTGCATATCATTTAGGTGTGGTTTATAGAAAAGGTGGAGAAGTTCAAAAAGCTATAGAAGTTTTAGAAAATAGTTTAGAGAACACATTATTTAAAGGTTGGGTAGAATTAGAACTTGCTATTTGCTATGCTTTAATAGAAGATAGAGAAAAAGCTCAAAAATATTTAGAGATTGCTGAATCATTTATAGGAGGAGAAAAAGAAAATTCTTCTGATGTAAAAAAAGATTTCGATATGGTAAAACAATTATTACAACCACTAAATTTATTATCATAA